From the genome of Pseudomonas sp. AB6, one region includes:
- the fadA gene encoding acetyl-CoA C-acyltransferase FadA, producing MSLNPRDVVIVDFGRTPMGRSKGGMHRNTRAEDMSAHLISKLLERNVKVDPAEVEDVIWGCVNQTLEQGWNIARMASLLTQIPHSAAAQTVSRLCGSSMSALHTAAQAIMTGNGDVFVVGGVEHMGHVSMMHGVDPNPHMSLYAAKASGMMGLTAEMLGKMHGITREAQDAFGVRSHQLAHKATIEGKFKDEIIPMQGYDENGFLKMFDYDETIRPDTTLESLAALKPAFNPKGGTVTAGTSSQITDGASCMIVMSAQRAQDLGIQPLAVIRSMAVAGVDPAIMGYGPVPATQKALKRAGLNITDIDFFELNEAFAAQALPVLKDLKVLDKMNEKVNLHGGAIALGHPFGCSGARISGTLLNVMKQNGGNLGVATMCIGLGQGIATVFERV from the coding sequence ATGAGCTTGAATCCGAGAGACGTCGTGATTGTTGACTTCGGTCGCACCCCGATGGGCCGCTCCAAGGGTGGCATGCACCGTAATACCCGCGCCGAAGATATGTCCGCGCACCTGATTAGCAAATTGCTGGAACGCAATGTCAAAGTTGACCCTGCGGAAGTCGAAGATGTGATTTGGGGTTGCGTAAACCAGACCCTGGAACAGGGCTGGAACATTGCCCGCATGGCTTCGCTGTTGACTCAGATCCCGCACTCCGCCGCTGCGCAGACGGTGAGCCGCTTGTGTGGTTCATCCATGAGCGCGCTGCACACTGCCGCGCAAGCGATCATGACCGGCAACGGTGATGTGTTCGTGGTCGGCGGTGTCGAGCACATGGGCCATGTCAGCATGATGCACGGCGTAGATCCAAACCCGCATATGTCGCTGTACGCTGCCAAGGCGTCAGGGATGATGGGCTTGACTGCGGAAATGCTCGGTAAAATGCATGGTATTACCCGCGAGGCCCAAGATGCTTTTGGCGTGCGTTCACATCAGTTGGCCCACAAGGCAACGATTGAAGGTAAGTTCAAGGATGAAATCATCCCGATGCAAGGGTATGACGAGAACGGTTTCCTGAAAATGTTCGACTACGACGAAACCATTCGTCCGGATACAACTCTGGAAAGCCTTGCCGCCTTAAAACCTGCCTTCAATCCTAAAGGTGGCACGGTTACGGCGGGCACGTCCTCGCAAATCACCGATGGTGCATCGTGCATGATTGTCATGTCAGCGCAGCGTGCTCAAGACCTCGGCATCCAACCTCTAGCGGTCATCCGCTCGATGGCGGTGGCGGGTGTGGACCCCGCAATCATGGGCTACGGTCCAGTACCGGCAACACAAAAAGCCTTGAAGCGCGCAGGGCTGAATATCACTGATATCGACTTCTTCGAGCTGAACGAAGCCTTCGCCGCACAGGCCTTGCCAGTGCTGAAAGATTTGAAAGTGCTCGACAAGATGAACGAGAAGGTTAACCTGCACGGCGGCGCAATTGCTCTTGGGCATCCATTTGGGTGTTCCGGTGCTCGTATCTCCGGTACGTTGCTCAACGTTATGAAACAGAATGGCGGCAACCTTGGCGTTGCGACCATGTGCATTGGCCTGGGTCAGGGCATTGCCACCGTCTTCGAACGCGTCTAA
- a CDS encoding DUF1653 domain-containing protein translates to MQLQPGLYRHYKGPEYRVFSIARHSETEEEVVFYQALYGDYGLWVRPLSMFLESVEVDGEQVPRFALVQAEPSLFSRP, encoded by the coding sequence ATGCAGTTACAGCCTGGACTCTATCGCCATTACAAGGGCCCTGAGTACCGTGTATTCAGCATTGCCCGTCATTCTGAAACCGAAGAAGAAGTAGTGTTCTATCAAGCCCTCTATGGCGATTACGGTCTTTGGGTGCGTCCCTTGAGCATGTTCCTGGAGTCCGTCGAAGTTGACGGCGAACAGGTGCCACGCTTTGCTTTGGTTCAAGCCGAACCGAGCCTGTTTTCAAGGCCCTGA